GTTTATTGCTTTTCGGCGCGACTTTGCCCTGCGCGCGGTAATTGAAGCTTTCCGGCAGTCGTTTTTATTCGCCGGGCTGGCTATCGTAGTATTGATACTGCTTTCCAAAGATATGTTTAACTGGGTAAACCTCGCCTTTTTGGTAATCGGCTTAAGCGTCTTGGAATTTTTTCTAGTGAGTTATAATAAACATGACATAAGCGCCGTAAAAGAATATGGTGAACAGTAAAGCGGATAATGAAATTTTTATGTTTATCCAAAAGAAAGATGAATTCTAATATGAAAAAAGAACTGGAAAATTTAAAAAAAGAAATTTCGGAACAACTGGCCAAAGTTAAAAATCTGGATGCTTTTCGCGATTTAGAAATAAAATATCTTGGCCGCAAAGGCGAACTGGCCAAAGTTATGAAAGCGGTGGCGCAACTGGCGGACGCGGAAAAAAAGGAAATGGGCCGGCTCGCTAATGAATTGAAAAACGAAGTCTCGGGAAAGTTCCGGGAGATTAAAGAAGCGCTTGAACAAACCGGTAAAATTGAGAGCCAGATTGACGCAACTCTTCCCGGCGAAAAAATTATCTCCGGCCACCTACATCCGATAACTATCGTCCAGGAAGATTTAGAGGATTTTTTCCGCAGTCTGAATTTCAGGATTTTGGAAGGCCCGGAATTGGAGAGCGACTTTTTTAATTTTGAAGCTTTGAATATTCCCCCCCATCATCCGGCCCGCGACATGCAGGACACTTTTTACGTTGACGTAAAAAACAGCCAGGGAGAAAACGACCTGGTTTTACGGACGCATACTTCACCAGTCCAGGTGCGGTCCATGCTTAATTATGGGGCGCCGCTGCGCTGTATAATTCCGGGAAGATGCTTTCGTTCGGAAGCGACTGATGTCCGGCACGAGCACACTTTCTACCAGCTGGAAGGCTTGGTAATTGATAAAGGCATAAACATCCGGCATTTAAAGGGAGTTTTGGAAGCCATGGCCAAGCACCTTTACGGCCCGGAAACCGAAGTGCGCCTGCGGCCTAAATTTTATCCTTTCGTCGAGCCGGGTTTTAACGGGGAAGTAACTTGCTTTATCTGCCGCGGCCAGGGTTGCCGGCTATGTAAGCAAACCGGATGGCTGGAGATTTTCGGGGCCGGCATGGTTCATCCTAACGTCCTTCGGGCAGGGAAAATCGATCCGGAAAAATATACGGGATTCGCGTTCGGTTTCGGATTGAACAGGATTGTCATGCTTAAGTACGGCATAGAAGACATCCGGCTGTTTAACAGCGGAGATATAAGATTTTTGGAACAGTTTTAATTTAGACAGTCATTATTAATTGGCGCCCAATAAATTTTCAAATATGCATTTATCGCTAAACTGGTTAAAAGATTTTGTCGATTTGCCGAAAAAAATAGATCCCCGGGAGCTGGGGCGGCTTTTGACTTTGCATACGGTTGAGATAGAAAGCGCCGCCAGCCAGGCGGATAAGTTTGATAAAATCATTGTCGGAAAAATATTGGAAGTGAAAAAACATCCTAACGCCGACCGCTTGCAATTGGCTTTAGTGGATTCAGGGAAGGAAAAGCTGGAAATCGTTTGCGGGGCGCCGAATATCAAACCCGGCCAGATGGTTCCCTTGG
This sequence is a window from Patescibacteria group bacterium. Protein-coding genes within it:
- the pheS gene encoding phenylalanine--tRNA ligase subunit alpha, with translation MKKELENLKKEISEQLAKVKNLDAFRDLEIKYLGRKGELAKVMKAVAQLADAEKKEMGRLANELKNEVSGKFREIKEALEQTGKIESQIDATLPGEKIISGHLHPITIVQEDLEDFFRSLNFRILEGPELESDFFNFEALNIPPHHPARDMQDTFYVDVKNSQGENDLVLRTHTSPVQVRSMLNYGAPLRCIIPGRCFRSEATDVRHEHTFYQLEGLVIDKGINIRHLKGVLEAMAKHLYGPETEVRLRPKFYPFVEPGFNGEVTCFICRGQGCRLCKQTGWLEIFGAGMVHPNVLRAGKIDPEKYTGFAFGFGLNRIVMLKYGIEDIRLFNSGDIRFLEQF